The proteins below come from a single Gimesia alba genomic window:
- a CDS encoding restriction endonuclease, producing the protein MSHRPFRFTELAEQLTGHVLSNIDSHLRGDDARYGITSTPTSPFNSDELIVSLSPPNDLSYAANVLQLVDKAENGSFRAFVFFNPSLADAPPEVVESVVRLQVAKVVERIWTTERVWRPRKIDSLEDLVNVVSGLWLPDGTKASIDTSATSITDELFSYLAENPAAIYHLSPREFEELVAELFSCEGYVVELTQQSRDGGRDIIARKTTIAGNETLAVECKRYAKDNKVGIDVVQRINGVRDEMQATKGVVATTSFFTQPALDSADLKANHIGLLDYYAICEFLTKHQTSK; encoded by the coding sequence ATGAGCCACCGCCCTTTCCGCTTCACTGAACTCGCCGAACAGCTTACAGGGCACGTGTTATCTAACATCGATTCGCATCTTCGCGGCGACGACGCCCGGTATGGAATTACCTCGACGCCGACATCACCATTCAATTCCGACGAGTTAATTGTCAGTCTCTCCCCACCAAACGATCTCTCATACGCCGCAAATGTTCTGCAACTGGTCGACAAAGCTGAAAACGGATCGTTTCGTGCATTCGTGTTTTTCAACCCTTCGCTGGCCGACGCCCCGCCAGAGGTTGTGGAATCTGTTGTGCGACTCCAAGTCGCTAAAGTTGTTGAACGAATATGGACCACTGAGCGAGTCTGGCGCCCACGCAAGATTGATTCACTCGAAGACTTGGTCAACGTCGTCAGTGGGTTGTGGCTTCCAGACGGCACAAAGGCCTCCATTGACACATCGGCCACTTCTATCACCGATGAGTTGTTTTCCTACTTGGCTGAGAACCCTGCAGCAATCTACCACCTGTCGCCGCGTGAATTTGAAGAACTCGTGGCTGAATTGTTCTCGTGCGAAGGATATGTAGTGGAATTGACCCAACAGTCAAGGGATGGAGGGCGGGACATCATCGCAAGGAAGACGACGATCGCCGGAAATGAAACGCTGGCAGTTGAATGCAAGCGGTATGCTAAAGACAACAAAGTCGGGATCGACGTGGTTCAACGAATTAATGGCGTCCGCGATGAGATGCAGGCAACGAAAGGTGTGGTTGCAACCACGTCCTTTTTTACACAACCGGCGTTGGACAGCGCCGATTTGAAGGCCAATCACATTGGCCTATTAGACTACTACGCCATTTGCGAGTTCCTTACAAAACACCAGACCTCAAAATGA
- a CDS encoding RipA family octameric membrane protein yields MTELPPKVSFEEFKLFYETTERVTDRRLDTNRWNYSVCLAMFLGIALTARWALVSTTSFIPGIVSVVILATMAIVFCRHWLAQIGDFKSLNNAKFDVLAKMAPLVVFESEQHQDLKSFLPFDKEWERLQEIKALQQPKALGFLALKSSGIEYFIPKAFIFIYILTIISGAITVICVGVYGILYA; encoded by the coding sequence ATGACTGAACTGCCACCAAAAGTATCATTTGAAGAATTCAAGCTGTTCTATGAAACGACCGAACGTGTCACTGACCGTCGACTCGATACGAACCGCTGGAACTACTCAGTATGCTTGGCTATGTTTCTCGGCATCGCTCTCACCGCACGCTGGGCGCTGGTCAGCACAACCTCATTCATCCCCGGGATCGTGTCGGTCGTCATTCTCGCCACCATGGCGATTGTCTTTTGCCGCCATTGGCTTGCTCAAATCGGCGATTTCAAATCGTTGAACAACGCGAAATTTGATGTCTTAGCCAAGATGGCACCTTTAGTTGTCTTTGAATCCGAACAACATCAAGACCTGAAGTCGTTCCTTCCCTTTGACAAAGAATGGGAACGTCTTCAAGAAATCAAGGCACTCCAGCAGCCAAAAGCTTTGGGTTTTTTGGCTCTTAAGTCATCAGGTATCGAATACTTCATTCCGAAGGCGTTCATTTTCATCTACATCCTCACGATTATTTCTGGAGCAATCACAGTGATTTGTGTTGGCGTCTATGGCATACTCTATGCTTGA
- a CDS encoding SUMF1/EgtB/PvdO family nonheme iron enzyme — MTRRRTNGNETWSRLLDWDRGQPASERLSAHILRAEGYESIDPSHPLGGPDGLKDVVCQRDSLKWIGAAYFPRGPQSFHRIKDKLHGDLDGVAANAADGIVFVTNQELRLAERETLQTVAGDKRVELYHLERIASLLDSPQCYGLRLDFLDIEMNREEQLSFIATRDRMIDELKSEMSHLRSDVIDAFGRLQNRLSFGDLTEGFDIGSMSSIPAGSFLMGSKEPGINHFPLNEVYTDAFKIDRFPITNGQFKDFINDCPEWGKDASVSFHMNTYYLFTWQGDMYPRGKKDHPVTWVNWLAAAAFCNWRSQKEGRTPCYDCENLFSFDFEKDGYRLPTEIEYEKAARGDKKQSVYPWGNHINEAIANYGMVVGDTTEVGKYPPNTFGIFDIAGNIKEWCQDDWDHKPETTAADLIVNRGDPHDDKFKVFKGGSWGSNENELACSFRAWLLPENTNPDMGFRTVKKA, encoded by the coding sequence ATGACGCGAAGACGGACAAATGGAAATGAAACTTGGTCTCGACTACTAGATTGGGATCGTGGACAACCCGCTTCTGAGCGATTGTCTGCGCATATTCTCCGCGCCGAAGGCTATGAATCCATCGACCCTAGTCATCCTCTCGGTGGACCGGATGGCCTAAAGGATGTGGTTTGCCAACGTGATTCGCTCAAATGGATCGGTGCTGCATATTTTCCTCGTGGTCCTCAGTCATTTCATCGGATCAAAGACAAGTTGCATGGCGACTTGGATGGAGTAGCGGCTAACGCCGCAGACGGAATTGTATTTGTAACAAACCAAGAGTTGCGATTGGCAGAAAGAGAGACACTTCAGACAGTTGCAGGCGATAAACGTGTTGAATTATACCATTTAGAACGAATAGCTTCCCTGCTCGATTCCCCTCAGTGCTATGGGTTACGTTTGGATTTTCTCGACATTGAAATGAACCGAGAAGAACAATTGTCATTCATTGCGACCCGAGATCGGATGATTGATGAACTAAAGTCGGAAATGTCTCATCTTCGATCAGACGTTATAGATGCTTTTGGACGTCTACAGAATCGGCTTTCCTTTGGAGATCTCACGGAAGGATTTGATATTGGATCAATGTCTTCGATTCCAGCTGGTTCATTTCTGATGGGATCAAAAGAACCAGGCATCAATCACTTTCCACTCAATGAAGTTTACACTGATGCTTTTAAAATTGATCGCTTCCCAATAACAAATGGCCAATTCAAAGATTTCATTAATGACTGTCCCGAATGGGGAAAGGATGCAAGCGTAAGCTTCCACATGAATACATACTACCTGTTTACTTGGCAGGGAGATATGTATCCGCGAGGTAAAAAAGATCATCCAGTAACATGGGTAAACTGGTTGGCAGCAGCTGCATTTTGCAACTGGAGGAGTCAGAAGGAAGGGAGAACACCATGCTACGACTGTGAAAACCTGTTTTCCTTCGATTTTGAGAAAGATGGTTATAGATTGCCGACAGAAATTGAATATGAAAAAGCAGCCCGTGGAGATAAAAAACAATCGGTTTATCCATGGGGCAATCATATCAACGAAGCAATCGCTAATTATGGCATGGTCGTTGGAGATACAACGGAGGTCGGTAAATATCCACCAAACACATTCGGCATTTTTGACATTGCGGGAAATATCAAAGAGTGGTGCCAAGATGATTGGGATCATAAACCAGAGACGACTGCAGCGGACCTGATAGTGAATCGAGGCGATCCGCATGACGACAAGTTCAAAGTCTTTAAAGGTGGTTCATGGGGTAGTAATGAGAACGAACTAGCGTGTTCCTTTCGTGCATGGCTTCTACCAGAAAACACAAACCCAGATATGGGATTTCGAACGGTTAAGAAAGCCTGA
- a CDS encoding SelL-related redox protein: MDQNQFKEALAAFPSAQGKTLDKLSQERPVLVVFLRHGGCPFCRQVLDQLQALSAQLEQQNLQLAIVHMMNNEQAEKLLSRYALHNVQHFSDPERKLYELFQVKRGNLSETIGPAIWWSGFKTTILSGYLPGIPGKDIQQLGAAVILDKSHVVASHFSQNSADLPDWAQLLACEIPRE; the protein is encoded by the coding sequence ATGGATCAAAATCAATTCAAAGAAGCATTGGCCGCCTTCCCGTCAGCGCAGGGAAAGACATTAGACAAACTCTCGCAAGAGCGGCCGGTCCTCGTCGTCTTTCTCCGGCATGGTGGCTGTCCTTTCTGCCGCCAGGTTCTGGATCAACTGCAGGCGTTGTCCGCTCAACTTGAACAGCAGAATCTGCAATTGGCCATTGTGCATATGATGAACAACGAGCAGGCTGAGAAATTATTATCCCGCTATGCCCTGCACAACGTGCAACATTTCAGTGACCCGGAACGCAAACTCTATGAGCTCTTCCAGGTCAAACGGGGGAACCTCTCGGAAACCATCGGGCCTGCCATCTGGTGGTCCGGTTTCAAAACGACCATTCTCTCCGGCTATCTGCCCGGCATTCCCGGAAAAGATATTCAACAACTGGGGGCCGCGGTCATTCTCGACAAGAGTCATGTCGTCGCCAGCCACTTCTCGCAAAACTCGGCGGATCTGCCAGACTGGGCTCAACTTCTGGCCTGCGAGATTCCCCGCGAATAA
- a CDS encoding GlsB/YeaQ/YmgE family stress response membrane protein, producing MFDDNTTRILQEAVNEMLVWVGFGTLVGLAAKAIMPGKDPGGAVATLLMGIGGSVVGCGVLTFFWDGARVTPISTLGFLAATGGAFILLFFYRLLSGSFFAEAEDGERWLHRRRRRRRSRELAEDTY from the coding sequence ATGTTTGATGATAATACCACCCGCATTCTGCAGGAAGCAGTCAACGAAATGTTAGTCTGGGTCGGTTTTGGTACTTTAGTCGGTCTGGCAGCCAAAGCCATCATGCCGGGAAAAGATCCGGGTGGCGCGGTCGCCACACTGCTAATGGGCATTGGTGGTAGTGTTGTCGGTTGTGGCGTTCTCACGTTTTTCTGGGATGGAGCCCGCGTCACGCCGATCAGTACCCTCGGTTTTTTAGCTGCAACCGGAGGGGCGTTCATCCTGCTTTTCTTTTATCGCCTGCTGTCCGGCTCCTTTTTTGCCGAAGCAGAAGATGGCGAACGTTGGTTGCACCGCCGTCGCCGACGCCGTCGTTCACGCGAACTAGCCGAAGACACCTATTAA
- a CDS encoding NAD-dependent epimerase/dehydratase family protein: MSEFPKTIDNLEQLDELLSRPTPRVIQALKQTEGDLILLGIAGKMGPTLARMIIRADEAAGIQRRILGVSRFSDESSRQPLEDLGIETIKGDLLDTEFINSLPDVPNVIYMAGMKFGATGNESLTWAMNTYLPSLVCNKYRNSRITAFSTGNIYGLVPASGQGSVETDKPDPVGEYAMSCLGRERMFEHFSRTLKIPMTIIRLNYATECRYGVLVDLALQVYQEQTIDISMGYVNVIWQGDANAMTLCALPDGTSPPFNLNVAGPQILKVREICEQFGTLFGKHPKFTGTEAEDALLNNGRYGHQRYGAPLVEVEQIIGWIADWIQNERPLLGKPTHFESRSGKF, from the coding sequence ATGTCCGAATTCCCCAAAACGATTGACAATCTCGAACAGCTAGACGAACTCCTCAGCCGCCCAACTCCACGGGTGATCCAGGCACTAAAGCAAACGGAAGGAGATTTGATTCTGCTCGGCATCGCCGGCAAAATGGGACCGACGCTAGCCCGCATGATCATTCGCGCCGACGAAGCAGCCGGCATTCAACGTCGTATTCTCGGTGTAAGCCGATTCTCCGATGAATCGAGCCGACAGCCACTCGAAGACCTGGGCATTGAAACCATCAAGGGCGACTTGCTCGACACGGAATTTATTAACAGCCTGCCCGATGTCCCCAACGTCATCTATATGGCGGGTATGAAATTCGGTGCGACGGGAAATGAGTCGCTGACCTGGGCGATGAACACCTATCTGCCGTCCCTGGTCTGCAATAAATATCGTAACAGCCGCATCACCGCGTTTTCGACGGGAAACATTTACGGTCTGGTCCCCGCTTCCGGCCAGGGTTCCGTCGAAACGGATAAACCGGACCCAGTGGGTGAGTACGCGATGAGCTGCCTGGGACGCGAACGGATGTTCGAACACTTCAGCCGCACTTTGAAGATCCCGATGACCATCATTCGCCTGAACTATGCGACCGAATGCCGTTACGGCGTGCTCGTTGATCTCGCACTGCAGGTATATCAGGAACAGACGATTGATATTTCCATGGGCTACGTTAACGTGATCTGGCAAGGCGACGCGAACGCGATGACGCTCTGCGCCCTGCCCGACGGAACATCGCCCCCATTCAATCTGAATGTGGCCGGTCCCCAGATCTTGAAAGTCCGTGAGATCTGCGAACAATTTGGCACTCTGTTCGGCAAACACCCCAAATTCACTGGAACCGAAGCCGAAGACGCGTTACTCAATAATGGTCGATATGGACATCAGCGTTACGGCGCCCCCTTGGTCGAAGTCGAACAAATCATTGGCTGGATTGCCGACTGGATTCAGAACGAGCGTCCGTTGCTCGGCAAACCAACCCATTTTGAATCGCGCAGCGGCAAGTTTTAA
- a CDS encoding dihydrodipicolinate synthase family protein — protein MNSSLITQTLQQGTAIPAHPLALTSARKLDERRQRALSRYYIASGVGGLAVGVHTTQFEIRDPGIDLYQPVLELASEEMNRADEQRSVPLLRVAGICGDTAQATKEATLARDTGYHFGLLSLSALKQADEATLIAHCKTVSDIIPVFGFYLQPDVGGHLLPYSFWRRFCEIENIAAIKMAPFNRYHTLDVIRAVAESGREDIALYTGNDDNIVLDLITPFRFQSAGQQLERRIVGGLLGHWAVWTSKAVEILKKCQQVAKSGTAIPLSLLHHNTEVTDCNAVLFDVANRFAGCIPGIHEVLRRQGLLEGIWCLNPDETLGPGQLAEIDRIYESYPHLNDDAFVKAHLDEWLSG, from the coding sequence GTGAACTCCTCTCTGATTACACAAACATTACAACAGGGAACTGCGATACCCGCACATCCTCTGGCACTCACGTCGGCCCGTAAACTGGATGAACGCCGACAGCGAGCGCTCTCACGCTATTACATCGCCAGCGGTGTCGGCGGTCTGGCGGTCGGCGTACATACGACGCAATTTGAAATCCGCGATCCGGGCATTGATCTCTATCAACCGGTCCTGGAACTCGCGTCAGAAGAAATGAACCGTGCTGACGAACAACGCAGCGTCCCCCTGTTGCGCGTTGCCGGCATCTGTGGCGATACTGCACAAGCCACGAAGGAAGCGACACTCGCCCGCGACACTGGATATCACTTCGGCTTACTCAGTCTGTCGGCACTGAAACAGGCCGATGAAGCAACATTGATCGCACATTGCAAAACAGTCTCGGACATCATTCCCGTATTCGGCTTCTATCTACAGCCCGATGTCGGCGGTCACCTGTTGCCCTACTCGTTCTGGCGTCGCTTCTGCGAAATTGAAAACATCGCTGCGATCAAGATGGCTCCCTTTAACCGCTATCACACTCTCGATGTGATTCGCGCTGTCGCGGAATCAGGTCGTGAAGACATCGCCCTCTATACGGGAAATGATGACAACATCGTGCTTGATCTCATCACTCCATTTCGATTTCAATCAGCGGGACAACAACTCGAACGCCGGATCGTCGGCGGACTGCTCGGGCACTGGGCAGTCTGGACCAGCAAAGCAGTCGAGATCCTCAAAAAATGTCAACAGGTCGCCAAGTCGGGAACTGCGATTCCGCTCTCCCTATTACACCACAACACCGAAGTCACCGACTGCAATGCCGTCCTGTTTGACGTTGCCAATCGTTTTGCGGGTTGTATTCCCGGCATCCATGAAGTCCTCAGGCGTCAAGGACTGCTGGAAGGCATCTGGTGTCTGAATCCCGATGAAACGCTCGGCCCCGGGCAGCTAGCCGAGATCGACCGGATTTATGAATCCTATCCGCATCTGAATGATGACGCGTTTGTGAAAGCGCATCTTGATGAGTGGTTGAGCGGCTGA
- a CDS encoding HNH endonuclease, translating into MAHTPFQCIFCKSMTASFVSSEHIVPESLGNTEHVLPPGIVCDGCNNYFARKIEGPLLSSDFLMQARHRNGIPSKRKRVPVQNMLSFPDALSLEMGFARDGSRYLSAADESDNDRFVNRLLTSHRLTAMFPVPEKPPQRLFSRFLLVMGIESLAYRMLPVDDGILSDHINNSALDESRRYARFTEGSADWPYHECQIYPERKPLLDSDTGLPYDIPHEFTLLYTPKKEMYFVIAIFGTQYTINIGGPELEGFCDWLANNNNASPLYPTGT; encoded by the coding sequence ATGGCGCACACACCATTTCAATGCATCTTTTGCAAATCGATGACGGCAAGTTTTGTTTCCTCCGAACACATTGTTCCTGAATCTCTCGGAAACACTGAACACGTATTGCCGCCGGGCATCGTTTGCGATGGTTGCAATAACTACTTCGCACGAAAGATCGAAGGCCCTCTTCTTAGCTCCGATTTCTTGATGCAGGCTCGTCACCGCAACGGGATCCCCAGCAAGCGAAAACGGGTGCCTGTTCAAAACATGCTCTCATTTCCAGATGCACTATCGTTGGAAATGGGGTTCGCGCGCGACGGTTCACGGTATTTGTCGGCAGCGGACGAATCCGACAACGACCGATTTGTAAATCGTTTACTCACATCTCATCGGTTAACAGCAATGTTTCCCGTTCCAGAGAAACCGCCGCAACGATTGTTCTCGCGATTTCTCTTGGTCATGGGGATCGAGTCTCTCGCTTATCGAATGCTCCCGGTGGACGATGGAATCTTATCGGACCACATAAACAACTCTGCACTTGACGAATCAAGACGTTACGCCCGATTTACTGAAGGGAGTGCCGACTGGCCATATCACGAGTGTCAAATCTACCCGGAAAGAAAACCGCTTCTCGATTCGGACACCGGGCTACCATATGACATCCCGCATGAATTCACGCTTCTATACACTCCCAAGAAGGAAATGTATTTTGTGATTGCTATATTTGGTACGCAGTACACTATCAACATAGGTGGTCCTGAGCTTGAAGGGTTCTGCGATTGGCTCGCAAACAACAACAATGCAAGCCCACTCTATCCAACCGGCACATAA
- a CDS encoding TIR domain-containing protein has translation MIRRIYVIMPVASDPTYLAKRSTIETTAADSGFDTLFPLDAGFQFNLDQTLDDLRDCDLVVADVSNERPSCYYELGLVEASRKPVFVFAVVGTPVHQLANPESVIYYDDLNTLRDHLVKVLANKYMNRSTKPNGI, from the coding sequence ATGATACGACGAATATATGTCATTATGCCGGTCGCATCCGATCCTACATATCTCGCAAAGCGATCCACAATTGAAACGACGGCTGCCGATTCTGGATTCGACACTTTATTCCCGCTAGATGCTGGTTTCCAGTTCAATCTCGATCAAACGCTTGATGACTTGCGAGACTGCGATCTGGTAGTTGCCGATGTCTCTAACGAACGTCCAAGCTGCTACTATGAACTCGGTCTAGTCGAGGCATCACGCAAGCCCGTATTCGTATTCGCGGTTGTAGGCACGCCAGTTCACCAATTGGCGAATCCCGAATCCGTGATATATTATGATGATCTTAACACACTTCGAGATCACCTGGTAAAAGTGCTGGCTAATAAATACATGAATCGGAGCACCAAACCCAACGGAATCTAA
- a CDS encoding helix-turn-helix domain-containing protein has product MPRRPSNSNQNFNNAMLRLARGSKGETQTGLAKLLGISQGKLSKWEDGLLTPSDDEVEGIARYLNYPVDFFFTDQDAQGFGSCCMYHRKRQSLPIKTLSMIHDRINVLGIGVSRLLNNVQFESSATIEQLDIDEYGDPENIANIVRSMWRKPFGPIESLVALIENAGGIVVPLNFETDKLSAVSLWPRKSPPLFFINTLQPADRWRFTLAHELGHIIMHRVPTPDVEKEADRFASEFLMPSDQIVESLSGLTLAKAARMKQTWRVSMQALVMKARDVGAITPRKHKTLFTQMSRLGYRKNEPELISQEYPSTIKKICNTYLNELGYSKADLAKLTFCVDERQFNERYLPGEVEDDTPRFRIVT; this is encoded by the coding sequence ATGCCAAGAAGGCCTAGCAACTCAAATCAAAATTTCAATAATGCAATGCTTCGGCTTGCACGAGGTTCTAAAGGTGAAACACAAACTGGTCTGGCAAAACTGCTGGGCATATCTCAAGGTAAACTTTCAAAATGGGAAGATGGACTCTTAACTCCTTCTGACGATGAAGTCGAGGGAATAGCGAGGTACTTGAACTATCCCGTCGATTTTTTCTTTACTGACCAGGATGCACAAGGCTTTGGCAGTTGCTGTATGTATCACCGAAAACGTCAATCATTACCAATCAAAACTTTGAGCATGATTCATGATCGGATTAATGTACTTGGGATCGGGGTTTCTCGGCTTCTTAACAATGTACAATTCGAAAGTTCAGCAACGATTGAACAACTTGATATTGATGAGTATGGAGATCCGGAAAATATCGCCAATATTGTTCGCAGTATGTGGAGGAAGCCTTTTGGCCCGATTGAAAGCTTAGTAGCACTGATTGAAAACGCTGGAGGAATAGTTGTTCCTTTAAATTTTGAAACAGATAAACTATCCGCCGTAAGTCTTTGGCCTAGAAAGTCTCCCCCTCTTTTTTTTATAAACACACTTCAACCCGCAGACCGATGGAGATTTACTTTAGCACATGAACTTGGGCATATCATCATGCATCGAGTACCAACACCTGATGTGGAAAAGGAAGCAGACCGTTTCGCAAGTGAATTTTTGATGCCGTCAGACCAGATAGTTGAATCTCTGTCAGGGCTTACCCTTGCTAAAGCCGCCAGGATGAAACAAACTTGGCGAGTCTCGATGCAAGCTTTAGTTATGAAGGCCAGAGACGTAGGAGCAATAACGCCTAGGAAACACAAGACCCTTTTCACTCAGATGAGCCGATTGGGTTACCGAAAAAATGAACCAGAACTGATTAGCCAAGAGTACCCAAGTACCATTAAAAAAATATGTAATACCTATCTGAATGAGTTAGGGTATTCAAAAGCTGATTTAGCTAAGTTGACATTTTGTGTCGATGAACGACAGTTTAATGAAAGGTATCTGCCTGGAGAGGTCGAGGATGATACTCCTCGCTTCAGGATTGTTACTTGA